The genomic segment AGCGCCGTGGTTACGGTAATGGAACAGGGTGATGTTATGCGTTGGGCCAAGACATTCCAGGAACATTAGCAGGGCACCTGGACGTTCCGGGAATTCCACACGGAACAGACGCTCATTTTCAATATCAGCATGACCGCCAATCAGGTAACGGATATGTAGTTTTGCGACTTCGTCATCAGACAGATCATCAACATCGTAGTCGAATTTCAGGTTTTCATAGATTTCCTGACGTTCTTTTTCACCATTTTTCAGGCTGATACCGACAAAGACCTGAGCTGCAGAAGCATCACTTGAACGGTAGTTAAACTCTGTGATATTACGGCCTTGTAGTGCACGGCAGAATTTCAGGAATGAACCTTTTTCTTCTGGAATAGTTACGGCAAAGATAGCTTCTTTGCGTTCGCCGAGTTCTGTACGTTCGGCAATATAGCGCAGACGGTCGAAGTTCATGTTCGCACCGCAAACAATCGATACGATGTTTTTGCCTTGAATGCCGTGTTCAGCGACATATTTTTTAATCCCTGCCAACGCCATTGCACCTGACGGTTCTACGATGCTACGGCATTCATCATAAGTATCTTTAATTGCTGCACAGACTTCATCGGTATTGACCAGTACCACATCAGGTTCAACAATTGGGCCAGAATTATCTGATTTTTGCAGACGGATCACATCAAATGGTTTTTCACCAATTTGTGCCACCGCAGTACCATCGGCAAATAAACCGACTGATGGCAGAATCACACGTTCATTGGCTTCTAAGGCCGCTTTTAAGCACGCGGATTCATCATATTCCACAGGAATCACTTTGACATGCGGAGCCACATCTCCCAAGTACGCTGCAACACCGGCAATCAGGCCACCACCACCAACAGCAACGAAGACATATTCTACATCGCGCCATTGACGCAGGATTTCATTGGCAATCGTACCTTGACCGGCCATCACCAGTTCATCGTCATAAGGTGGAATAAAGGTCATGCCATCTTCTTGGGCACGTTGAATGGCATATTTATTGGCAACGTCAAATGAATCACCATGTAATACTACTTCACCCCCTAAACGTTTTACTGCTTGGACTTTAATGTCGGGCGTGGTCTTTGGCATCACAATAATCGCGCGAATACCCAGCTTTTTCCCTGACAGTGCCACGCCTTGGGCATGGTTGCCTGCTGAAGCTGTGATAACGCCACGTTCGAGTTGTGATTTCGGTAATTGACTAATACGGTTATAGGCACCGCGTAGTTTAAATGAAAAGACCGGTTGTAAATCTTCACGTTTAAAGCGAATGTTATTATTTAAGCGTTCGCTAATTCGTGGCGCTGCTTCGAGTGGGGTTTCGATTGCAACATCGTAGACCGTTGCTTGTAAAATTTGTCGAACCAAACGAGACAGCATGTTAATTTTCCATCTAACAGTTTAAAATAAGACTCTATTGTAACAAACCACACGGCTTTGCGGTTTAAAATTACTGCAAAAGTCCAAATTAGTTGAGTGATGTCATGAGTCTATATGCAACCCAAGATGAGAAAAAACAAGCTGCAGCCAAAGCGGCTTTAAAACACTTACCAAAAGGGGGCATTTTAGGCGTAGGTACAGGTAGTACCGTTAACTTTTTAATTGACCTTTTACCAGAACTGCAATTGGAAGCTGCTGTTGCAAGTTCTGAAGCGACTGCACAGCGTCTGAAAAAATTAGGCATTGAAGTGGTTGATATGAATAGCGTGGGCGGTTTAGATGCCTATGTCGATGGTGCTGATGAAATTGACCGTCATATGCACATGATCAAAGGTGGTGGTGCTGCGCTTACACGTGAAAAAATCGTGGCGTCGATTGCGAAAAAATTCGTATGTATCGTCGATGATTCGAAATGGGTAGAGCAGTTGGGTCGTGATTTCCCATTACCTGTTGAAGTGATTCCAATGGCACGTTCAGCAGTCGCACGTAAGTTGGTGGCATTAGGTGGTGATCCTGCTTACCGTGAAGGTGTAGTGACTGATAATGGAAATGTTATTTTGGATGTGCATAACCTGAATATTCTGAATGCGCTTGAGCTGGAAAAAACGATTAATGACATTCCAGGCGTCGTATGTAACGGTATTTTCGCGATCAATAAAGCGGATATTGCGATTGTTGCGACCAATAATGGTATTGAAGAGCGTACAGCGATTTAAGAAATCCTCCCTGACCCTCCTTTTTCAAAGGAGGGAAAAGTCTTTAATTTGATAAAGCTCCTCGAAACTTCTATAAGTTTGAACTTCCCCCTTTATTAAAGGGGGATCGAGGGGGATTAGTAAAATAACGATTAAATATAAAAAATGACCCTAAACGACCTGCCCGAAATCCAAATCACCCGAAATGTTCGCTCAACACGTCTCAGACTGCGTGTAGAGGGTGATCAAATCCGTTTAACCGCACCTGTATTTTGTAGCAAAAAACAGATTCAGAATTTTATTGACCAAGCGGAAAGCTGGCTACTGAAAACATGGAAATTGCAGCAGGAAAAAAATCAAAGTATTGATAGATCTTTACCAGCAGAATTGCAGCTTTTCAATCAGGCTCAGCCAATCCAGATCGTGTATCAAAGTCAAAAGCAAGACTTTGTTTTTGATGCTAAATTATTACAGCTATCGATCAGTGACCGTCATCCTGAAACCTATTTAAAAGCTTTTGTGAT from the Acinetobacter sp. YWS30-1 genome contains:
- the rpiA gene encoding ribose-5-phosphate isomerase RpiA: MSLYATQDEKKQAAAKAALKHLPKGGILGVGTGSTVNFLIDLLPELQLEAAVASSEATAQRLKKLGIEVVDMNSVGGLDAYVDGADEIDRHMHMIKGGGAALTREKIVASIAKKFVCIVDDSKWVEQLGRDFPLPVEVIPMARSAVARKLVALGGDPAYREGVVTDNGNVILDVHNLNILNALELEKTINDIPGVVCNGIFAINKADIAIVATNNGIEERTAI
- a CDS encoding SprT family zinc-dependent metalloprotease translates to MTLNDLPEIQITRNVRSTRLRLRVEGDQIRLTAPVFCSKKQIQNFIDQAESWLLKTWKLQQEKNQSIDRSLPAELQLFNQAQPIQIVYQSQKQDFVFDAKLLQLSISDRHPETYLKAFVITYAKEQLPVYLNKVSHETGLSFNICNVRQPKTRWGSCSAKHDIMLNSGIILFPENIVRYLCVHELAHTRHFDHSPRFWAEVAKHDPNYLIHRKILKNTVMPYWWAA
- the ilvA gene encoding threonine ammonia-lyase, biosynthetic, producing the protein MLSRLVRQILQATVYDVAIETPLEAAPRISERLNNNIRFKREDLQPVFSFKLRGAYNRISQLPKSQLERGVITASAGNHAQGVALSGKKLGIRAIIVMPKTTPDIKVQAVKRLGGEVVLHGDSFDVANKYAIQRAQEDGMTFIPPYDDELVMAGQGTIANEILRQWRDVEYVFVAVGGGGLIAGVAAYLGDVAPHVKVIPVEYDESACLKAALEANERVILPSVGLFADGTAVAQIGEKPFDVIRLQKSDNSGPIVEPDVVLVNTDEVCAAIKDTYDECRSIVEPSGAMALAGIKKYVAEHGIQGKNIVSIVCGANMNFDRLRYIAERTELGERKEAIFAVTIPEEKGSFLKFCRALQGRNITEFNYRSSDASAAQVFVGISLKNGEKERQEIYENLKFDYDVDDLSDDEVAKLHIRYLIGGHADIENERLFRVEFPERPGALLMFLECLGPTHNITLFHYRNHGAAEGRVLVGLEAEDAQQNPDGLIETLESITYPYEEITNNLGYQRFLK